A genomic stretch from Betaproteobacteria bacterium includes:
- a CDS encoding ABC transporter ATP-binding protein — translation MSAIELRAVSKAYNSHTVADAISVSVERGERVVLLGPSGCGKTTVLRLVAGLEVPDSGAISINGIRVAEDGRNLVEPEQRHIGMVFQDLALWPHMTVFQHLEFALRYDKLNKLADTPNRILEVLEMVRLADRAHAKPGELSGGQQQRIALARALATNPAIVLMDEPLSSLDHALNLHLRGEILRLHAALGFTLVYVTHSREEAADIATRVIVMQHGKVHDTSIPTMATTN, via the coding sequence ATGAGCGCCATCGAACTGCGTGCCGTCTCGAAGGCTTACAACAGTCACACGGTCGCCGACGCGATCTCGGTATCGGTGGAGCGTGGTGAGCGCGTGGTACTGCTGGGGCCTTCCGGCTGCGGCAAGACCACAGTGCTTCGCTTGGTGGCCGGCCTCGAGGTGCCCGATTCGGGCGCCATCAGTATCAACGGCATCCGAGTCGCTGAAGACGGACGAAATCTCGTTGAACCCGAACAGCGCCACATCGGCATGGTCTTCCAGGACCTCGCTCTGTGGCCACACATGACCGTGTTCCAGCACCTCGAGTTTGCGTTGCGCTACGACAAGCTGAATAAACTCGCGGACACGCCAAACCGGATTTTGGAAGTACTGGAAATGGTGCGACTGGCTGATCGCGCGCACGCAAAACCAGGAGAGTTGTCGGGTGGGCAGCAGCAGCGCATCGCGTTGGCGCGCGCCTTGGCAACCAATCCCGCCATCGTGCTCATGGACGAGCCATTGTCGAGCTTGGATCATGCACTGAACCTGCACTTGCGCGGGGAGATCCTGAGACTGCATGCGGCATTGGGCTTTACTCTGGTTTATGTCACTCACAGCCGTGAGGAAGCGGCCGACATCGCTACGCGCGTGATCGTCATGCAACACGGTAAGGTACATGATACAAGCATACCCACGATGGCGACGACAAACTGA
- a CDS encoding iron ABC transporter permease codes for MQRRLTLLLVVFALVVVGLLPLAAMLGKSIFVGGRLTLAVYEKLFATPRQYWAPIGHSLTLATLTAACATLIGVPLGLLLGKTDLPFRRILTVLLSIPLLLPPYILAVCWFNLLASHGVLSRVLPAQFLDLLSGWLFGLPGCLWVLMSAFLPVVMILTLIYLRAVYPRLEEAGRLITHWPAILRYVTLPMILPGILFGGILVYLLALGEVGVPMFLRYPVFPVETLTQFSAFYDFGAAAAAATPLLAVTLLVLALERLYLREKTYRLRPTTPGKRMLLVPLGRWRVPALLAVSLLAAVIVVLPLLALVVSSLSPFAYREAWSKAADSLGRSLVFAAVGATLLTVFGFFCGYLIHHRALRLWRAVDTLTLLMFTLPGTVIGVGLIALWNRPATGFLYASAAMVILAYLAQYTALTSRITLATLANVPQSLEEAAQMTGAPWLARMGYVVVPAALPGVIAAWLIGFIFCLRDLGASMLVYPAGQDTLPVRIFTLMANGAPSLISALCVILVAVTLISLAILGSLFRVATGSHR; via the coding sequence TTGCAGCGGCGACTCACGCTGCTGCTGGTCGTCTTCGCGCTGGTCGTCGTGGGGTTGCTGCCGTTGGCGGCGATGCTGGGCAAGAGCATCTTCGTCGGCGGCAGGTTGACACTCGCCGTCTACGAAAAGCTGTTCGCGACCCCACGGCAATATTGGGCACCGATCGGACATAGCCTGACGCTTGCCACCCTGACCGCCGCTTGTGCCACGCTGATCGGCGTGCCTCTTGGCCTGTTGCTCGGAAAAACCGATCTGCCGTTCAGGCGCATTCTGACGGTGCTGCTCTCGATCCCGCTGCTGCTCCCGCCCTACATCCTCGCGGTTTGCTGGTTCAACCTGCTGGCAAGTCACGGCGTGCTCTCGCGCGTCCTCCCCGCACAATTCCTGGATTTGCTGTCGGGCTGGCTGTTCGGCTTGCCGGGTTGCCTGTGGGTGCTGATGAGCGCGTTCCTGCCGGTGGTAATGATCCTGACTCTGATCTATCTGCGCGCGGTGTATCCACGGCTTGAAGAAGCAGGACGGCTGATCACCCATTGGCCAGCTATCCTGCGCTACGTCACGCTACCGATGATCCTGCCGGGGATCCTGTTCGGCGGGATCCTCGTGTACCTGCTCGCACTGGGCGAGGTTGGCGTGCCGATGTTCCTGCGCTATCCCGTCTTTCCGGTCGAGACGCTCACGCAGTTCTCCGCCTTCTACGACTTTGGCGCCGCCGCCGCCGCTGCCACTCCCCTACTCGCCGTCACCCTGCTGGTGCTGGCCTTGGAGCGTCTCTACCTGCGCGAAAAGACCTACCGCTTGCGACCGACAACGCCCGGCAAGCGGATGCTGCTCGTCCCACTCGGCCGTTGGCGCGTTCCAGCTCTCCTCGCGGTCAGCCTGCTGGCAGCAGTGATTGTCGTGTTGCCGCTACTGGCTCTGGTCGTGTCCTCTCTATCGCCTTTCGCCTATCGCGAGGCCTGGTCCAAGGCAGCCGATAGCTTGGGGCGCAGCCTGGTCTTCGCAGCTGTAGGCGCGACGCTACTCACGGTGTTTGGGTTCTTCTGCGGATACCTCATTCACCATCGCGCGCTTCGCCTCTGGCGCGCAGTGGATACACTAACGCTGCTGATGTTCACACTGCCGGGAACGGTGATCGGCGTGGGACTGATTGCGCTATGGAACCGGCCGGCCACCGGTTTCCTCTATGCATCGGCCGCGATGGTGATCCTTGCCTACCTTGCTCAGTACACTGCACTGACCAGCCGTATCACCCTGGCCACCCTGGCCAACGTGCCGCAATCGCTGGAAGAGGCGGCGCAGATGACGGGTGCGCCGTGGCTGGCGCGCATGGGGTACGTGGTGGTTCCGGCTGCGCTTCCAGGCGTAATCGCCGCGTGGCTGATCGGCTTCATTTTCTGCCTCCGCGATCTCGGCGCCTCGATGTTGGTTTATCCCGCGGGGCAGGACACACTGCCGGTGCGCATCTTCACCCTGATGGCTAATGGCGCCCCCAGCCTTATCTCCGCCTTGTGCGTCATCCTGGTGGCGGTCACCCTGATCTCATTGGCGATCCTGGGTTCGCTGTTCCGAGTCGCCACTGGAAGTCACCGATGA
- a CDS encoding transcriptional regulator yields MELIEPDEMIDFKTVLARYHLDTDDFELSEIDTTDPKTDEIFALTGTLTVTQKSTGSQKQYPIGDGSTWVAEFQRDVIEGYFH; encoded by the coding sequence ATGGAGCTTATCGAGCCGGATGAAATGATTGATTTCAAGACTGTCTTAGCTCGATACCATCTCGATACGGACGATTTTGAGCTAAGCGAAATTGATACAACCGATCCTAAAACCGATGAAATATTTGCGCTAACCGGCACACTAACCGTGACGCAAAAATCCACGGGTAGCCAAAAGCAATACCCCATCGGAGACGGTTCAACATGGGTCGCTGAATTTCAGAGAGATGTTATCGAGGGGTATTTTCACTGA
- a CDS encoding cytochrome c, with amino-acid sequence MADSHSKKTFLIVALATSLASLPVLAQDPTDEVAAKIDEKYGGSIKKLFATKCSWCHQGYGMKQADGPKLAGISKTLEQVMKLIREGKSPMPGFKSQLKDEEVQALAEYIKALPAN; translated from the coding sequence ATGGCAGATTCTCATAGCAAAAAGACCTTTCTCATCGTTGCGCTGGCGACAAGCCTTGCATCACTACCGGTGTTAGCGCAGGATCCGACCGACGAAGTTGCCGCGAAGATCGATGAAAAGTATGGTGGCAGCATCAAAAAGCTTTTTGCAACGAAATGCAGCTGGTGTCATCAGGGTTATGGCATGAAACAGGCCGACGGGCCCAAGCTTGCCGGCATTTCAAAAACGTTGGAACAGGTCATGAAGCTGATTCGGGAGGGGAAATCACCCATGCCGGGCTTCAAGAGCCAACTAAAGGATGAAGAAGTTCAAGCGCTGGCCGAGTACATCAAGGCGCTTCCGGCCAACTGA